A region from the Malus domestica chromosome 07, GDT2T_hap1 genome encodes:
- the LOC103439918 gene encoding RNA-binding protein 2-like, with product MADAYWRYSDGRQPPPSAMNSVVGKRPRSDYDTQGGQDLPNYYPHEDDRGSMRGIRDTDSINASYDRYLRNAQMSSYSGGQSARNMSGGPPGRAVEDPRMMGIGGVDPGAPAKDRVLGMGSGRPDAPLPPGATSTLFVEGLPPNCTRREVAHIFRPFVGYKEVRLVSKESRHPGGDPLVLCFVDFVSPAHAATAMDALQGYKFDEHDRDSVNLRLQFARYPGARSGGGHRGKR from the exons ATGGCGGACGCGTACTGGAGGTACAGCGACGGTCGACAACCGCCGCCCTCGGCGATGAATTCAGTCGTTGGAAAGCGTCCTCGCTCCGATTACG ATACCCAGGGTGGTCAAGACCTCCCTAACTATTATCCCCATGAAGATGATAGAGGTTCTATGCGAGGAATTAGAGATACCGACTCCATAAATGCGTCGTATGATCGCTACCTGCGCAATGCG CAAATGTCATCATATAGTGGGGGACAATCTGCTAGAAACATGAGTGGAGGACCACCTGGTCGTGCTGTTGAGGATCCACGCATGATGGGAATTGGGGGTGTTGACCCTGGGGCACCTGCAAAAGATAGGGTCTTAGGAATGGGAAGTGGACGGCCTGATGCTCCCCTTCCTCCTGGTGCTACCAGTACGCTATTTGTGGAGGGATTGCCTCCCAACTGTACAAGACGTGAAGTAGCTC ATATCTTTCGCCCTTTCGTTGGCTACAAGGAAGTGAGACTTGTGAGCAAGGAATCCAGACAT CCTGGAGGAGATCCACTGGTACTTTGTTTTGTTGATTTTGTGAGTCCGGCCCATGCAGCAACTGCTATGGATGCATTGCAAG GTTATAAATTCGATGAGCATGACCGTGACTCAGTCAATTTAAGGTTGCAATTCGCTCGCTATCCTGGTGCGAGGTCAGGTGGTGGGCACCGAGGGAAGCGTTGA